GGTTTGGTGATTTTGGAATCGTTGCTGAGCGTGTTGTTCTGTCTTTAACTACAGGATAAAGCTCGTCTTAGAGAGGTGCTTAGATTTGCTAATGCATGTGGAGCCATTACGACTACCAAAAAAGGAGCTATTGCAGCTCTTCCTACAGAGTCTGAGGTTCAGAGTCTCTTGAATGGAAACTGATCAAAGACATGTCTGGTTTTAGGATATTTTTGTATTCCACTTTCTTCAAGTGTTGTGTATTAAGGGTTTTACTTTAATGAATAAGAGAAGTCATTACCAAAGTTAGAGAAGGATTGTTTTGAAGTAGTGAAAGCGTTAAAGAACAATAGCTTGAGGATAACATTCAGAAACTTGCAGATCCAATGATCTCCAAATGTGTTTGCATTCTTCCCACCTTGAACTCATCCTCTCCAGAAATGCTTCAGCCCACACTTCCTTGCTACCTCCCATGCTTAGATCATATGGCACCGAAAAACTGCAAGGCAATTTCCATAACTGAGCTTCAACTTTCAACAGATGcattatttttgttgtttatgCATCAAGGTAAGCATCTTGGTTTTGACGGTTTTACCTTGTCAGCTCTTCTAAGAGAGAGTCTTTCTCAGTGGTACCATTCCTGGAAGATATGTGTGTTAGGCATCACAAAAATGTTCAGAAAGCTAAGagtttagaaatatataatagCCTTAACCTTTGTACTAGAACTTTGAAGATGCGGAGAGACTTGGTTGAGAGGTTGTAGATTGCTTCTTCTATGTGATCTGTGCCGAATAAATACACAACCGGATAGTCCAGGAGCCACCTGCTTATACAGATCAACACTTAATAAACTAAGATGACATATGATGAAATGAATTAAAGAGttggatttgaaaaaaaattacccGTTTAGTGTTGGGATTGTAACCTTAGTGTCTTGTAAACAACAACTAAGATCAACCAACAAAGAAGACTGAGAAGACTTGTCGTCATTATCGCCGCCATCTAAAGGAAATGTGGAAGAGAATAGCTTCTGAATCGACCTAAGCTGCATCCCTAGATTGCTTTCCTTGCTTTGTTCTACCATCTTTAACAAACCAAAAAAGCAAGACTGAGATCAAATCCAATTGGAGAGATAGAGCATGAGAAGAGAAACCACTGAAACAAAGAAGTAACAACCTCTGGAGGATCTTGTTCCAGGTCGACGAAGAACAATTCAGGTTCTGAACTCAACCACTTGGGCAGTCTTCTAACATTTATCAGGTAAATCATGTCCTCTATAACCATAACCCTCAGATCTTTAAAGACTGGTAAACCCTAAAGAGGACACAAGCAGAAACAAAGAGTCAGCTACATACATACAGACAGACAACACTCAAGTACTAATGtgcttgaagaagaaagatgtaAAGACTAAACCTCTTGGATAAGCTCGAGAAGGGAAAGCAAGCGATCTTGAAGCTCAGGCAACTTGCCTCCATAGTCAATCATCACAACTGGTCTCATTCCCGTGCATAGTGCCAGCACATCTACAAATTCAATCATACGAGAGTCAAGTGTTGATAGTTGAACGATCCATATGATATGCTAATTGCTAAAGTTACAAACTTTTTAAGGAAAATGATAAACCCACCAGACAAGGAAGGCAATCAATCAAATCATCAACAAGCTTCGATAGGATACACACAATAAACTCGAAAGAatcaatagagagagagagaggggaagAAGGAAACCTATATCGAGGCGGCGTTTGGAAGTGGGTTTGAGTCGCCATTTGATCTGAGAGAGACAAGAGCTCATACACTCAAGTATCTCCTCAGAGCTTGGTATCTCCATCTCGCACTTACAAGACTCaaactttctcttcttctttcgtTCTCCCCAGATTTGCACGGTGCacacattttttatttagaaaattttcaatataaacCCCGAACTTTCGAGTTTTCTCATAAATAACCCTAAACTTATTtctctttaaataaaataatgaaaatattttatgacgTGTCAAACTTGTATTGGATCAGTGATGAAGAAGAGCAAACACACGTGCGAACAAACAAGTGgccttttttttattacatgttCTAAACGAGATGCTTTACTTGTCGGAACTTCGCCGCCGGCGAACTAATCA
The window above is part of the Brassica napus cultivar Da-Ae chromosome C8, Da-Ae, whole genome shotgun sequence genome. Proteins encoded here:
- the BNAA09G37840D gene encoding uncharacterized protein BNAA09G37840D isoform X1 produces the protein MEIPSSEEILECMSSCLSQIKWRLKPTSKRRLDIDVLALCTGMRPVVMIDYGGKLPELQDRLLSLLELIQEGLPVFKDLRVMVIEDMIYLINVRRLPKWLSSEPELFFVDLEQDPPEMVEQSKESNLGMQLRSIQKLFSSTFPLDGGDNDDKSSQSSLLVDLSCCLQDTKVTIPTLNGWLLDYPVVYLFGTDHIEEAIYNLSTKSLRIFKVLVQRNGTTEKDSLLEELTSFSVPYDLSMGGSKEVWAEAFLERMSSRWEECKHIWRSLDLQVSECYPQAIVL
- the BNAA09G37840D gene encoding uncharacterized protein BNAA09G37840D isoform X2; this encodes MEIPSSEEILECMSSCLSQIKWRLKPTSKRRLDIDVLALCTGMRPVVMIDYGGKLPELQDRLLSLLELIQEGLPVFKDLRVMVIEDMIYLINVRRLPKWLSSEPELFFVDLEQDPPEMVEQSKESNLGMQLRSIQKLFSSTFPLDGGDNDDKSSQSSLLVDLSCCLQDTKVTIPTLNGWLLDYPVVYLFGTDHIEEAIYNLSTKSLRIFKVLVQRNGTTEKDSLLEELTSYGNCLAVFRCHMI